One window of Akkermansia biwaensis genomic DNA carries:
- a CDS encoding TraR/DksA family transcriptional regulator: MPTPKKTDSKTASKEAAAPKKKCCRKKKDADLEKSAKTAAPAAVAASPPKKAAKKAPAKKAAPAPAPARNEFTDEQTEAIAAAKAELAANPEWEHFVKMQRQHLLDLRDKSLDSMNGVARDTLRNHPEGSEASGSGEHQADAGSDAYDRDFALSLLSKEQDGLYEIEQALARIDNGTYGICEMSYKIIPIPRLEAIPFARLTVECQAQWEKEKGQNARFRPRVALGFAGGQNDVDLSVSLDDDEE, from the coding sequence ATGCCTACTCCCAAGAAAACCGATAGCAAGACTGCCTCCAAGGAAGCTGCGGCTCCCAAGAAAAAGTGCTGCAGGAAGAAAAAGGACGCCGACCTGGAAAAGAGCGCCAAGACCGCCGCTCCCGCCGCCGTCGCGGCATCCCCCCCTAAAAAGGCTGCGAAAAAAGCTCCCGCCAAAAAGGCAGCCCCCGCTCCCGCCCCTGCCCGGAATGAATTTACGGATGAACAGACGGAAGCCATTGCCGCCGCCAAGGCGGAACTGGCGGCCAACCCCGAATGGGAACATTTTGTCAAGATGCAGCGCCAGCACCTGCTGGACCTGCGCGACAAATCGCTGGACAGCATGAACGGCGTGGCGCGGGACACCCTCCGCAACCATCCGGAAGGCAGTGAAGCCTCCGGTTCCGGAGAGCATCAGGCCGACGCTGGAAGCGACGCCTATGACCGCGACTTCGCCCTCAGCCTCCTTTCCAAGGAGCAGGACGGCCTGTATGAAATCGAGCAGGCCCTGGCCCGCATCGACAACGGTACGTACGGCATTTGTGAAATGTCATACAAGATCATCCCCATCCCCCGGCTAGAAGCCATTCCGTTCGCCCGGCTTACCGTGGAATGCCAGGCGCAGTGGGAAAAGGAAAAAGGGCAGAACGCCCGGTTCCGCCCCAGGGTGGCCCTCGGCTTTGCGGGAGGACAAAATGATGTAGATTTATCTGTTTCTCTTGACGATGATGAAGAATAG
- the rpmG gene encoding 50S ribosomal protein L33 has translation MPRDIIILECTEAKAEGKPTSRYVTTRNKKSLRTPGRLEKVKYNPFLKRRTLHREMR, from the coding sequence ATGCCTAGAGACATCATCATCCTCGAATGCACAGAGGCCAAAGCCGAAGGAAAGCCCACGTCCCGCTACGTCACCACGCGTAACAAGAAGAGCCTGCGTACTCCCGGCCGTCTGGAAAAGGTCAAGTACAACCCTTTCCTGAAGCGCCGCACGCTTCATCGTGAAATGCGCTAA
- the rpsR gene encoding 30S ribosomal protein S18 has translation MSTEPKTVERRIRFRTCNRQMPRRRLDIPMDQVNLLNPDFLSKFTSETGKILPRRVTGLSAKMHRKITREIKRARAINLLP, from the coding sequence ATGTCCACTGAACCCAAGACTGTAGAACGTCGTATTCGTTTCCGCACGTGCAATCGCCAGATGCCGCGCCGCCGTCTCGACATCCCGATGGACCAGGTCAATCTGCTCAACCCTGATTTCCTGTCCAAGTTCACCTCTGAAACCGGCAAAATCCTTCCCCGCCGCGTGACCGGGCTGTCCGCCAAAATGCACCGCAAGATCACCCGTGAAATCAAGCGGGCCCGCGCGATCAACCTTCTGCCGTAA
- the folE2 gene encoding GTP cyclohydrolase FolE2 has product MQELKDTQSEADTRNISIDRVGVKGLRFPIQIQDKLNRIQSTVATVSLAVDLPEEFKGTHMSRFVEALHQHGPLLDVHTALSIPRELLGRLSASRSHVEMEFPFFRAKAAPVTGREGLMDYVVRFEMEAEAGDRLADFKLTVVVPVTTLCPCSKAMSSYGAHNQRGIVTYSVRFASRPVWIEDLIDLVESCASCSLFSVLKRPDEKWVTEKAYENPVFVEDLVRNVALKTQSHSAFSWYRVEAENFESIHNHQAYAVIERDLRS; this is encoded by the coding sequence ATGCAGGAACTGAAAGATACCCAGTCGGAGGCGGACACCCGCAACATCTCCATTGACCGCGTAGGCGTCAAAGGCTTGCGCTTCCCCATCCAGATACAGGACAAGCTCAACCGGATTCAATCCACCGTGGCGACGGTCTCCCTGGCCGTGGACCTGCCGGAAGAATTCAAGGGAACGCACATGAGCCGTTTTGTGGAAGCCCTGCACCAGCATGGCCCCCTCCTGGACGTGCATACCGCGCTCTCCATCCCCCGTGAACTGCTCGGGCGGCTTTCCGCCAGCCGTTCCCATGTGGAAATGGAATTCCCCTTCTTCCGGGCCAAGGCGGCTCCCGTCACGGGGAGGGAAGGCCTGATGGACTATGTAGTCCGTTTTGAAATGGAAGCGGAGGCGGGCGACAGGCTGGCGGACTTCAAGCTCACCGTCGTGGTGCCCGTAACGACCCTCTGCCCCTGTTCCAAGGCCATGAGCAGCTACGGCGCCCACAACCAGCGCGGCATCGTTACCTACTCCGTGCGCTTTGCCTCCCGGCCCGTCTGGATTGAAGACCTAATTGACCTGGTGGAATCTTGCGCCAGTTGCTCCCTGTTCAGCGTGCTCAAGAGGCCGGATGAAAAATGGGTGACGGAAAAGGCATACGAAAATCCCGTCTTTGTGGAAGACCTGGTGCGCAACGTAGCGCTGAAAACGCAGAGCCACTCCGCATTCAGCTGGTACCGGGTGGAAGCGGAAAACTTTGAATCCATCCACAACCACCAGGCTTATGCCGTGATTGAACGGGATCTGCGTTCCTGA
- the ccsA gene encoding cytochrome c biogenesis protein CcsA, translating to MNDNWWALASLVLSLAFTGLGWRLLASGRRFMYAHLWMACLLALQTGALCVKAYQTGMCPIRGASEVIFFLSWTINLFYLLLGRAYRMSVLGIFTAPAIAVLTALSLLIGLFGPDVQGAHDFWVTAHVGVVMMSYGAGGLAAAAGVAFCMQDACLKRRQIPGTCRLLPPIRTLETSMKRLLLVAFVLLLAGEWLGWQGNLPIHTAKTVIVILLTLGYSVLLWLIYRRGMPGRALAYCCVVLFLASMSIFLVSR from the coding sequence ATGAACGACAACTGGTGGGCTCTGGCATCCCTCGTCCTCTCCCTTGCATTCACGGGACTGGGCTGGCGCCTGCTTGCCTCCGGGCGCAGATTCATGTACGCCCACCTGTGGATGGCGTGCCTGTTGGCCCTGCAAACGGGGGCACTCTGCGTCAAGGCGTACCAGACGGGAATGTGCCCCATCCGGGGAGCGTCGGAAGTCATCTTCTTTCTTTCCTGGACCATCAACCTGTTCTACCTCCTTCTGGGCCGTGCGTACCGCATGTCCGTCCTGGGCATCTTTACGGCGCCCGCCATTGCCGTGCTGACGGCCCTCTCCCTGCTGATCGGCCTGTTCGGTCCGGATGTGCAGGGCGCGCATGACTTCTGGGTGACCGCCCATGTAGGGGTGGTCATGATGTCTTACGGAGCCGGAGGACTGGCCGCCGCCGCGGGCGTGGCCTTCTGCATGCAGGACGCCTGCTTGAAAAGAAGGCAGATCCCCGGCACCTGCCGTCTTCTGCCGCCCATCCGCACGCTGGAAACCAGCATGAAACGCCTCCTGCTGGTAGCCTTCGTCCTGCTTCTGGCAGGGGAATGGCTCGGCTGGCAGGGGAATTTGCCCATCCATACGGCAAAAACAGTTATTGTCATTTTACTGACGCTGGGTTACTCCGTGCTGTTGTGGCTCATCTATCGTCGCGGCATGCCGGGCAGGGCGCTGGCCTATTGCTGCGTGGTCCTCTTCCTGGCGTCCATGAGTATTTTTCTGGTGAGCAGATGA
- the hemA gene encoding glutamyl-tRNA reductase has translation MNHRTAPVEIRERFSVPSHRLQNAGKSIRELPGVEQCVVLSTCNRMEIYYWSDNPENAREHILSHFLGDGCGKVDMASHFYCHQGAFALEHLCRVLSGLDSMVLGETEIFGQVKTAYQMALDAGVTAACANKTFQKAFTIGKRVRTDSQIHAGATSVGSVAVELAEQIFGDLGGTRVLILGAGDMSRVTGRALRARGAEGIYVANRSFDRAVELAGMIGGQAIRYDVWGEYLRDIDVVVAATAAPHCIITRETLLPLRASRKYRSLFLIDISVPRNISPDVADIDEVYLYDIDTLTQLADEAKLSRELEISRCETIIRDGISKYFPDTALYDQ, from the coding sequence TTGAATCACCGGACCGCCCCCGTGGAAATAAGGGAGCGGTTCTCCGTGCCGTCCCACAGGCTCCAGAATGCGGGAAAAAGCATCCGGGAACTGCCGGGCGTGGAACAGTGCGTGGTGCTCTCCACCTGCAACCGCATGGAAATCTACTACTGGTCGGACAACCCGGAAAACGCCAGGGAGCATATCCTGTCCCACTTCCTGGGGGACGGCTGCGGCAAGGTGGACATGGCCTCCCATTTCTACTGCCACCAGGGGGCCTTTGCCCTAGAGCACCTGTGCCGCGTGCTCAGCGGGCTGGACTCCATGGTGCTGGGGGAAACGGAAATCTTCGGCCAGGTGAAAACCGCCTACCAAATGGCGCTGGATGCCGGCGTGACCGCCGCCTGCGCCAACAAAACCTTTCAGAAAGCATTCACCATAGGCAAGCGGGTCAGGACGGACAGCCAGATTCATGCGGGAGCCACATCCGTGGGCTCCGTGGCCGTGGAACTGGCGGAACAAATCTTCGGAGACCTGGGAGGCACCCGCGTTCTGATCCTGGGGGCGGGCGATATGAGCCGCGTCACCGGCCGCGCCCTGCGTGCCCGCGGCGCGGAGGGCATTTACGTAGCCAACCGCTCCTTTGACCGCGCCGTGGAACTCGCCGGAATGATCGGCGGCCAGGCCATCCGGTATGATGTCTGGGGGGAATACCTCAGGGACATTGACGTGGTGGTGGCCGCCACGGCCGCCCCCCACTGCATCATCACGCGGGAGACGCTCCTGCCCCTGCGGGCGTCCCGCAAATACCGCTCCCTGTTCCTCATCGACATCTCCGTACCTCGCAACATCTCCCCGGACGTGGCGGACATTGACGAAGTGTACCTTTACGACATCGACACCCTGACCCAGCTTGCGGATGAAGCCAAGCTCAGCCGGGAGCTGGAAATCTCCCGGTGTGAAACCATCATCCGGGACGGCATCTCCAAATACTTTCCGGACACCGCTCTCTATGACCAGTAA
- the hemC gene encoding hydroxymethylbilane synthase: MTSKNTLIIGTRGSALALAQADMVRAALSALHPGLDIRREIIRTTGDRRMDVPLADVARVSGIVDKGIFIKELETALLEGRIDVAVHSLKDVPSELAPEFRLPAVLPRAAAEDVLITKEPDWNGRGTLATGSVRRRLMARTYWGRQLRFEDLRGNVPTRLEKLVEHPEWDAVILAKAGLERLGLYAPETVVQGRKLYMRPLPVEAFIPAVGQGIVGMECRASDRKTKELLAGINDVETCACGVAERTFLVRLGASCSTPVGVYACLEGDELVLRAAYYVPGREEPFAVVVCGDRNAPEALGILAFEKLSPN; the protein is encoded by the coding sequence ATGACCAGTAAAAACACCCTCATCATCGGCACCCGCGGAAGCGCCCTGGCCCTGGCCCAGGCGGACATGGTCCGCGCCGCCCTGTCCGCGCTCCATCCGGGACTGGACATACGCCGGGAAATCATCCGCACCACCGGAGACCGCCGTATGGACGTGCCGCTGGCGGATGTGGCCAGGGTCTCCGGCATCGTGGACAAGGGAATCTTCATCAAGGAACTGGAAACGGCCCTGCTGGAAGGCCGCATAGATGTGGCCGTCCACAGCCTCAAGGACGTGCCAAGCGAACTTGCCCCGGAATTCCGCCTGCCTGCGGTTCTTCCCCGCGCTGCGGCGGAAGACGTGCTCATCACGAAGGAGCCGGACTGGAACGGCCGCGGAACTCTTGCCACCGGAAGCGTCCGCCGCCGCCTCATGGCGCGCACGTACTGGGGAAGGCAGCTCCGGTTTGAAGACCTGCGGGGCAATGTCCCCACCCGTCTTGAAAAGCTTGTGGAGCATCCGGAATGGGATGCCGTGATCCTGGCAAAAGCCGGGCTGGAACGCCTCGGCCTCTATGCGCCGGAAACGGTGGTGCAGGGCAGAAAACTCTACATGCGCCCTCTGCCCGTGGAAGCCTTCATTCCCGCTGTGGGGCAGGGAATCGTCGGCATGGAATGCCGTGCTTCCGACCGGAAAACGAAGGAACTGCTGGCCGGGATCAACGATGTGGAAACCTGCGCCTGCGGCGTGGCGGAACGCACCTTCCTGGTGCGCCTGGGCGCCAGCTGCTCCACCCCAGTGGGCGTGTACGCCTGCCTGGAAGGGGATGAACTGGTTCTGCGCGCGGCGTACTACGTGCCGGGAAGGGAAGAACCCTTCGCCGTCGTTGTCTGCGGGGACCGGAACGCTCCTGAAGCCCTGGGAATTCTGGCCTTTGAAAAACTGAGCCCGAACTGA
- a CDS encoding DUF488 domain-containing protein, whose amino-acid sequence MNISIKRIYDPQEAEDGDRVLVDRIWPRGISKEKASWNEWAKEAAPSTELRRWFAHDPAKWDGFRKKYFEELDRNKEAVSHLSQLARKGKVTLLYAARDTEHNEAGALKDYLLQHASS is encoded by the coding sequence ATGAACATTTCAATCAAACGCATTTACGATCCGCAGGAGGCGGAAGACGGAGACCGCGTTCTGGTGGACCGGATCTGGCCCCGCGGCATTTCCAAGGAGAAGGCTTCCTGGAACGAATGGGCGAAAGAAGCCGCTCCTTCCACGGAATTGCGCCGATGGTTCGCCCATGATCCGGCCAAATGGGACGGTTTCCGGAAAAAGTATTTCGAAGAACTGGACCGGAATAAAGAGGCTGTTTCACATCTCAGCCAACTGGCCCGCAAGGGGAAGGTGACGCTTCTGTACGCCGCAAGGGATACGGAGCATAACGAAGCCGGAGCCCTGAAGGATTACCTTTTACAGCATGCTTCCTCATGA